AGGGCCTGTTGGAGGTAATGGCGTCATACACATCGCACACGGCCGTCATTTTACTGAGCAGGGTTATATCATCATTGGCCAGGCCGTGAGGGTAACCGCTGCCGTCCACTTTTTCGTGGTGGTGCAGGCAGGCGTCCATCACCGCAGCGCTTGCCGTGCCCGCCTCTTGCAGCAGCGCATGGCCCTTTTCAGGGTGCGCCTTCACAATCACGAACTCTTCATCGGTGAGCCTGCCGGGCTTGTTGAGCACCTCCATGGGGATCAACGCCTTGCCCATGTCGTGCAGCAGGCCTGCAAGCCCTGCCTGCTGTACTTGCGCGTCATCAAGCCCCAATTCACGGGCCAGCGCGATCATCAGCGCGCACACCGCCACCGAGTGCATGTAGGTGTATTCATCGGCATTTTTCAGCCGCGCAAGGCTAATCAGTGCACCTGGGTTGCGGCTTACCGAGGAGGAAATTTCCTCCACCATGGCCTGGCAATCTTCGGCGCTCACCGCTTTGCCCATGCGCGCCTCGGCGAACATCTGGGTCACCGCCTCTTTGGCACGGCCACATATTTTCTGCGCGCGCGCCAGTTCCTGCGCCATGGAGGCCTTAATTTGCGCCTTGTTAATAGGCGCCTGGGCGATGGCCTCTACATCCGGCGCCGCCGCCTGGGGGCGCTCCTTTTCCTGGGCTTCAGTAATGTCTTTGCCCTGCTGGGTATCAATCCAGAGCTCGGTAATGCTGCTGGCGAGCACGCGCTGACGATCCGCCTCGGAATCCAGCAGAAACTTACTGCGCCAGAAAGGGTGCTCCATCCACGAGCCGCAAAACTCCTCTATGAACATGCCCACTTCCAGCATGTGTTTGGGGATCTTCTTGAGGTGCTTAGCCGCCATAGTGCCGTGGGCTCCAACTGTGAACTGCCCCAGTAAGACTAGCCGCCCGCCGGCGGAATGCCAAAACCCGATAGGTGTTGACATCATCTTGTAAATACGCATAATGTCGCGTCCTTGATTTGTACCAAGTTATTCACAGGAGCAACACGGTGGCTAATTCACCCCAAGCTAAAAAACGTGCTCGTCAGAACGAGAAGGCTCGTAAGCACAACGCCAGCCTGCGCTCCATGACGCGCACATATTTGAAAAAAGTGGTTTCAGCAATCAAAGCTGGCGACCAAGAAGCAGCTAAAGCAGCCTTTGCTGCCGCTGTACCCGTCCTCGATCGCATCGCGGATAAGGGCATCATCCACAAGAACAAGGCCGCTCGCCACAAGAGCCGCCTGAATGCGCAAATTAAAGCCCTGGCTGCTTAATTTGCCCTCGTGGTGATGTAAAAAAACCGGCGCAAGCCGGTTTTTTTATGCCTGAACAACGGATCAGGGCACCCGAAGGCGCCCCGCCCCCAGCCCTACAGCTCCATTTCCACCACAGTGGTGGGCATCAGGCTCAGCACCAGGTTATCGCGGTGAATCAGCTCCACCTCATCCATATAACCCAGTATTTCCTCAATGCTCTCGCTGGACTGGCCGGCAATGCGGCGGGCATCCAGCGCGCAGTAGTTTGCCAAGCCACGGGCCACTTCATTGCCCTCGCGATCCAGGCACAGCACCATGTCGCCACGGTTGAAGCTGCCAAACACGTCGGTGACCCCAACAGACAACAGGCTGCTACCATGCTCGCGCAGGCTTTCCACTGCACCGTCATCAAGGATCAACTCGCCACAGGTTTGCAGGTGGCCGGCTAACCAGTTCTTACGCGCCGTTTGCGGCTCTTCATCAGAGAGCAGCAAGGTACCCAGCGCCTCGCCCTGGGAAAGCCTGTCTATCACATCGGGAATGCGCCCCCCCACAATCACCGTGTGCGTGCCCGAAAGCGCCGCCAGGCGTGCTGCCCGCACCTTGGTGACCATGCCACCCCGGCCCAGGGCACCGCCATCGCCCGCCATTTCATCCAGGCGCTCGTCGCTGGCCGGCACGCGGTCTAGCAACTTGGCATCCGGGTTGCTGCGCGGATCATCGGTATACATGCCGTCTTGGTCGGTCAGCAGAATCAGCACATCGGCCTCCACAATGTTGGCCACCAACGCACCCAGGGTGTCGTTATCGCCAAAGCGGATTTCATCTGTGACTACGGTATCGTTTTCATTCACGATGGGCACAACGCCCAATTCAATGAGCGTTTTGATGGTTGAGCGCGCATTCAGGTAGCGCTCACGCGAGGCGAGATCGTCATGCACCAGCAAAATTTGCGCTGTTTGCAGATCGTACTTCAGAAATTCTTTTTCGTAGTTGTGCACCAGCGCCATCTGGCCCACGGCGGCGGCTGCCTGCAGCTCGTGCATCGCGTGCGGGCGGGTGGCCCACCCCAGGCGCCGCATACCGGCAGCCACAGCACCGGAAGACACCAGCACTAATTCAATGCCCTGCTGCCGCAGGCGCGCCATCTGCTCCACCCATCCGGCTATGGCGGGCTTATCCAGCCCCCGGCCATTGTTGGTGAGTAGCGAGCTGCCAATCTTAACAACCCAACGCTGTTTATTAAGTAACTCGGTCCGTTTACCACTTGTCTCCATAGTTGACCCGCTCCCCGTTCAGGTCGGTCTCTTCTCTAAGGTTCATAAACGAATTCAACATCATAGTCGTCTTCGTTCCAGTCATCGTCATCGTCGTCATGGCCGGCAGCTTTACGCTCGGCCTTGCGTGCGCGATAACGCTCGCGCAGCTCGGTAATGCGCTCGCGCGCCTCCTGCTGCATTTGCGCCTGAGCCAGCTGCTCAGCCTCGGCCAATTCGGGATCTTCCGACTCAGCCTCCCAGACGCCTTCAAGGTGATCCATCAACTGGCCGGCCAGTGCATCGGTGCCCTGCTGATTTATGCCGGCAATCTTGAACACCCGGCCCTCCCAGGCCATGGCATCCACCAGCGCCTGGCAGCGGGCATCAAACTCCTCCGCCGGCAGCAGGTCGGCCTTGTTCAAAACCAGCCAGCGCTCGCGCCCCGCCAAGGTAGGGCTGAAAGATGCCAGCTCGCGCTCAATGGCCAGTGCATTTTGAATGGGATCACTCTCATCGAATGGGGCCATATCCACCAAATGCAAGAGCACTCGGCAGCGGGTGAGGTGCTTCAAGAAGCGGATACCCAGCCCCGCACCCTCAGAGGCACCCTCAATCAGCCCCGGTAAATCGGCCACCACAAAACTGCGGTGCGCCTGCACCTTTACCACACCAAGGTTTGGCACCAGGGTGGTAAAAGGGTAGTTGGCCACTTTCGGTTTGGCCGAGCTCACCGCGCGGATAAACGTCGATTTACCCGCGTTGGGCAAGCCCAGCAAGCCCACATCGGCCAACACTTTTAATTCAAGCTTCAGATTGCGCTTCTGGCCTTCGCTGCCATGGGTGGTTTTGCGCGGCGCGCGGTTGGTTGAGCTCTTGAACCGGGTGTTACCCAGCCCGTGCCAACCACCTTTGGCCACCAGCAATTGCTCGCCGTGCGCACGCAGATCACCCAGCACCTCATCGGTATCCACATCAATCACGGTGGTACCCACAGGCACCTTCAGCACCACATCGGCACCCTTGGCACCGGTACACTGGCTTGAGCCGCCTTTTTGGCCGTTTTCTGCGCGATATTTAGGCTGGTAGCGGTAGTCAATCAGGGTGTTGAGGCTTTCATCACCCTCGAGGTACACGCTGCCGCCATCGCCACCGTCACCCCCATCGGGGCCACCCTTGGCAATGAATTTTTCGCGGCGAAAGCTCATGAGGCCATTTCCACCATCACCGGCAGCCACAAATATGGGCGCCTCATCTACAAACTTCACGCGTTGCTCCTGCCCCTGGGGGCCTAAATATCCGCGGCTACTATTTTAGCCAACTTTGGGTACATCAAACCAATCGATCAAAACGCAAAAAGCCCCATCGCGGACGACAGGGCTTTCCGAATACCAGGCAAAGGCCGAAATTAAGCAGCAGGAATGATGCTTACAAATTTACGGCTCTTGTCGCCTTTTACTTCAAACTTCACTTCACCGGTTGCCTTGGCAAACAGGGTGTGATCTTTACCAACACCTACGTTCTCACCGGCGTGGAAGCGAGTGCCACGCTGACGAACCAGGATGTTGCCTGCCAGCACTTGCTGACCGCCAAAGCGCTTAACACCAAGGCGTTTACTTTCGGAATCGCGACCGTTGCGCGTACTACCGCCAGCTTTCTTGTGAGCCATGAGTCAATACTCCTCTATTAAGCTTTGATGCCAGTGATTTTAACTTCAGTAAACCACTGACGATGACCTTGACGCTTCATCGAGTGCTTACGACGACGGAATTTAACAATTGTTACCTTGTCACCGCGACCGTGGCTTACGACTTCAGCTGTAACCTTGGCACCGTTCACCAAAGGCTCGCCCAGAGAAACCTTGTCGCCATCGGCGATCAGCATAACCTTGTCAAACTCAATGGTTTCACCGGTTGCTACTTCGATTTTCTCGAGCTTGAGGGTTTCACCCTCGACTACGCGATGCTGCTTGCCACCGCTTTCAAATACTGCGTACATTTACCGCTCCAATTGACAAAATTGGACGACACGAAGTAGCTCACCCACCAAGGCTTGCGTTTTATTAACTTGCGTCGTATGCAATTTCAGGGTGCGCGATTCTACTGGATGCCCAAAGCCCGCGCAAGCTGCTTTTTTGATCAGGCGCCCAAGCCTTGACACCCCAACGCCCCCTGCCTAGCATGGCCGCGCCCTATCCCATAAGCGAAAAGAACCAGATGCTGCCATTCCATCAAGCCGTTGCCACCGATTTCGAGCAGGTCAATCAGCTGATTATCGACAAGCTCCACTCCAACGTAGGCCTGGTGGAAAACATTGGCCACTACCTGGTGGAAGCCGGCGGCAAGCGCCTGCGCCCGCTGCTGGTGCTGCTGTGCGCCAATGCGCTGGGCTATAAGAAGGAAGCAAGACTGGAGCTTGCCGCCATTATCGAATTCATCCACACCGCCACCTTACTGCACGACGACGTGGTAGACGTCTCGGCATTGCGCCGTGGGCGCCCCACCGCCAACGCCCAATGGGGCAACGCGCCCTCGGTACTGGTGGGCGATTTCCTTTACTCACGGGCCTTTCAGATGATGGTGCGCATCGGCAACATGGATGTCATGGGCATTCTGGCCGACACCACCAACACCATATCCGAAGGTGAAGTACAGCAACTCGTAAACGCCAAGAACCCGGCAATCACCGAGGCCGACTACTACACCGTTATCCACAAAAAAACCGCCGCCCTGTTTGAAGCCGCCTGCGAAACCGCCGCCGTGCTTGCCGGCGCCGAGCCCGCGCTGCGCCAGGCCCTGCGCACCTACGGCTACCACCTGGGGCTGGCCTTTCAGCTGGTGGATGACGCGCTCGACTACCAGGGCGACGCCGAATCACTGGGTAAAAACGTGGGCGACGATTTAGCCGAAGGCAAACCCACACTGCCACTGCTCAGGGCCATGCAACAGGGCACCGAGGCGCAGGCTGCACTGGTTGCCAAGGCGCTGCGCGAGGGTGATGCCAGCCAGCTAGATGCCGTAGTGACGGTGGTTGAAGCCACAGGCGGCGCCACCTACACCCTGGATGCCGCGCGCGCCCAAGCCCAAAAAGCCATTGCACAACTGGCCGAACTGCCCGATTCCGACTATAAAAAGGCCTTGATCAGCTTGGCCAATTTCAGTGTAGATCGCGACCATTAAGCCCCGCTGCCAGCCAATAGGCAGGCTAGACAAGCCCCGCTCAGCCGGTAGAATGGCGGGCTTTGCAGATTGGGAATGAATGCAGCGCTTGGCCCTGCTCATTCCACCGGCCTTGCTTGCCGAGGCAACAACTACCCAGGCTCGACACAGGCCCCCAACCTAAATAGGCGACATATGATCCCTGAAGACAGAAAGAACGCCTACGCGCGCGAAGATCTCCTAGAGTGCGGCCACGGCCGTATGTTTGGCCCAGGCAACGCACAACTGCCGGTACCCAACATGCTGATGCTTGATCGCATCACCCACATTTCCGCGCAGGGCGGCGAATTCGGTAAGGGCGAAATCATTGCCGAACTGGATATCACCCCAGACCTGTGGTTCTTCGACTGCCACTTCCCCGGCGACCCGGTAATGCCCGGCTGCCTGGGCCTGGATGCCATGTGGCAGCTGGTGGGCTTCTTCCTGGCCTGGAAAGGCAACAAGGGCCGCGGTCGTGCACTGGGTTCAGGCGAGGTGAAATTCACCGGCCAAATCCTGCCAACCGCCAAGAAAGTCACCTACCATATCAATCTGAAGCGCGTCATTGAGCGCAAACTCGTTATGGGTATTGCCGATGGCCGCGTCTCTGTAGATGGCAAAGACATCTACTTTGCCAAAGATTTGCGTGTTGGCCTGTTCACCAACACCGACTCTTTCTAACTTAACCGAACACCCGCAGCCGGGCCGGCTTGCCGGCCCCAAAGCAATAACACAGGCTGCAACCGGCACCGCGCACCACCGGCGGGCCGCGACGATAATCAGAGGTCATATATGAAACGCGTTGTAGTTACCGGCTTAGGCATCACTTCCTGTCTGGGAACTGACAAAGCTTCGGTTACCGAAGCCCTGCGCGAGGGCCGCTCAGGCATTCGCTTTAAACAAGAATACGCCGACATGGGCTTTCGCAGCCACGTTGCAGGCGTAGTGGATATTGACCTTAAAGAACACATCGATCGCAAAACCCTGCGCTTTATGGGCGATGCGGCGGGCTACTCCTACGTTGCCATGAAGTCTGCCATTGAAGATGCGGGCTTAAGCGAAGAGCTGGTATCGAACGAGCGCACAGGCCTGATTATGGGCTCTGGCGGCGCCTCTTCTGCCAACCTGGTGGAATCTGCCGATATCGTGCGTGAAAAAGGCATCAAGCGTGTAGGCCCTTACCGCGTTACCCAAACCATGGGCTCTACTGTGTCTGCCTGTTTGGCCACGCCGTTTAAAATCAAGGGCTACAACTACTCCATAAGCTCCGCCTGCGCCACCAGTGCCCACTGCATTGGCAACGCCATGGAGCTGATTCAAATGGGCAAGCAAGACATCGTCTTCGCCGGCGGCGGCGAAGAAGAACACTGGACACTCACCGCCCTGTTCGACGCCATGGGTGCACTCTCTACCAAGTACAACGACACCCCGGAAAAAGCCTCGCGCGCCTACGACGCAGACCGCGACGGCTTTGTGATTGCCGGCGGCGGTGGCTGCCTGGTGCTGGAAGAGTATGAACACGCCAAAGCGCGCGGTGCGAAAATCTACGCAGAACTGGTAGGTTACGGCGCCACCTCAGACGGCTACGACATGGTAGCGCCCTCTGGCGAAGGTGCCGAGCGCTGCATGAAAATGGCCATGTCTACCGTTAAGGGCGACATCGACTACATCAACTCACACGGCACCTCTACCCCCGTGGGTGATGTGGCAGAGCTGGGCGCCATTACCCGCGTGTTTGGCGATAAATCGCCCGCCATCAGCTCCACCAAATCCCTAACCGGCCACTCGCTGGGTGCCACCGGCGTGCAGGAAGCCATTTACTGCCTGCTGATGATGGAAAACGAATTTCTGTGCGCCAGCGCCAACGTTGAAAACCTTGACGATGCCGCCAGCACACTGAACATTCTCACCGAGCGCAAAGAAGTCGGCATCAAGCGCGCCATGTCTAACAGCTTCGGCTTTGGCGGCACCAATGCCTGCCTGGTGTTTGAAAAGCTCGATTAACAAGCGTTAGTGAATTAAAAAAGGCGCCCATCCGGCGCCTTTTTTATGGGTTTACACAAAGCAAACGCCCCTGTGCAATTCACACACTTTGGGCATCGGCAACGAGATTGTGAAGCTTAAGCCAACGATTCACCACAGGCTTCAACCCCTGGCGCCAAGAGCGCGGCTGAATGCCGAAGTTTTCCCGCAGGCGGCGCATCTCCAGCACAGCGCTGTTGTCGGTGGGGGTTTCAAGCTCTTCAAGTTGCAGCTCACGGCCGGTTTCTGCCAGCACCATGTCGCGCACCTTATTGGCGAACACCAACTCAGAGCAGACATCGCTGCTGCCAAAATGCATCACGCCCCAGTTTTCGGCGCCGTAAATAATTTGCTGGGTCATGGCGTACACGGCGCGCACCACATCGGCAACCAGCACCGGCGTGCCGCGCCACTGATCGCTCACCACCGTGGCCCGCCCGGCCTGAAAATCTGCCAGCAAGCGCGCCAGCAAACTGCCACCTTCCGTTGAGAGCACCCAGCTTGAGCGCAACACAATCGAATGCGGCACAGAGTGCAACAACGCCTGCTCGGCGCGGTGGAACACCCGCGACAAATCGGTTTCCGCGCGCGCCTCATCTTGCTCGCCATGGCTTACCCGGCCCTCGCCGTGAAACACCCGGTAGCTCGACAAATGCACCACCGGCACCTTGCTGCCCGCCAGGCAGCTGGCCAGGCACTCTGCGCCACTTGCCAGCAACTCGGGCTTTACTGCAGCGCCTTCCCCCCAGCCGGTGGTGTTTAACACCAGCTGCGGCTTCACCTCGGCCAAATACGCCGACACCTGATGGCGGTCGGCCCAGTTAAGAGCTTCAGGGTGATCAGATACAAATCGAAAGGTTGTAGATTCGAATTTTTGTCGAAGGCCCGTGCCCAAGGGTGAGCCGGTATCGGTGAGCAAAATGGTAATGGCCATAAATTCAAATAACGTCAGAACGTGGTTGCAACAATCGCAAAACTCCAAGGCCCTACTCTACAAGGCCCGCCGGGATAAAACGAGCCGAATTTAGCCACATAAGGCTGCGCAAAGTGCCGCCCTTGTCACAGCATAGCCCATTGCGCTTAATACCTTTGCATTAAACTCAGCGCCCACACGCTTGCGCCGTTTGTACTGCCTGCAGGAATAGGTACACTAGCCCTCCTGCAACACGGATGATTGCGCCCAATGGAATTTTCTCAGGTCTCGCTTACCGCATTTATCAGCGCCGCCATTCTGGCGTGGGTGTTGGCTGCCGTACTGATGACACTGCGCGCAAAAAACAACCTGCTCGTGGGCTTTGCCATTGCCGCGGCCATGCACGGCCTCAACATGGCGGCCATCGCCCTCACCTTCAGCCGGTTCAACTTATCGTCGCACTATGTGTTGGTGATGGAGTGCCTGCACTTTGCCTTTTGGAGCCTGGCGCTGCGCTCGCTGCTCATTGGCACCACCCGCCATAAACTCCCCCCCAGCCTCACGCTGCTATTTGGCGTGTGCTGGCCGGTAACCGCGTTGGTGCTATTGGCGGCACTGCTGGGTTTTGATGCCATTCACCAGATTTCCACCTGGCTTGTATTGTTACTCTCGGTGGCGTGCCTGGTGGGCGTTGAACAGGTGTACCGCTACGCCACACAAAATAATCGCCCCAACAAACTTATTTGCATTTGCCTGGGCGCATTATTTTTGTACGACGTTTACCTCTACAGCCACGCCATTATTTTTCAGGAGTTCGACCCGCTGTTGTGGCAATCGCGGGCTGCGGTATCCATTGGCGTCACCCTGTTTCTAAGCCTGGGCATGCAGCTGCTTGCCCAGCAAGGGCCACTGCCTGCCAGTATCGCCCTGTCGCGCCCCATGGCCTTTTACACCACATCCTTACTGGCGGTGGGCTCACTGTTTATGGTGCTCGCACTCGGCGGCTACTATGTGCGCATATACAGCGGCAACTGGGGCTCGGTGGTTTACAGCATTGTGCTGATGGGCGCCACGCTGCTGATTCTCACACTGCTGGTTTCTTCACGGTTGCGCGCCCGGGTGGCGGTGCAACTGAATAAACACCTGTTTCGCCACAAATACGATTACCGCTCGGAATGGTTGCGCCTGATCAACTTTTTAGCCATGCCCACCGAAGACGCCAACGAGGCCAACCAGCGCGCGTTTTTGGCCGCAGCCTCCATTACCAAAGCGCCCGGTGGCGCCCTGTGGGTGCGCCGCTCAGATCAGTTTGTGCCGGTTTTTCAGTTGTCTATAAACAGCCAGCTGCACCTTGCCAACGAGCCCGCAAACAGCCCCTTTTGCACAACCTTGTTAAAATCCGAGTGGGTGTTTTTCCCCGCCGCCAAAGATAATCAAACCCTCAGCCAACACAACGAACAACTGCCCTTGTGGGCGGAAAACATTGAGGGCCTGTGGCTGATCTTCCCGCTCATTGCCGGCACAGAACTGATTGGCTTTATGGCGCTGAGCGAGCCACAAACGGGCTCTCCGCTCACCTGGGAGGATTTAGACCTTCTGAAAACCACCGGCCGCCAACTCGCCAGCTACCTGAAACTGCACCAGCAATCCGAAGAGCTGGTAGAAAATCGGCAGTTCGACACCTACAACAAACTGGTGGCATTCATTATTCACGATCTCAACAACCTGATTGCCCAGCAGGCGCTGGTGGTGAAAAATGCAGAGAAGCACAAAAGCAATCCGGCCTTCATAGACGACGCCATTGTAACCATCAGCAATTCCGTTGAGCGCATGCGCAACCTGCTGAAAAAACTTAAACGCAACAGCAATGAACTGGTGCAGGAAGTGCGCATATTCGATGCGGTGAAGCAGGCCATTGCCGAGTGCAACGGTAGCCGACAAATTCTCACCAGCGATTTGGCCCGTGGCGATCACTGCCTGCGCGCCGACATGATGCGCCTGGTAATGACCATCAGCCACTTTATTAAAAACGCCCAAGACGCCACGCCCGACGACGGCAGCGTACATGTTACACTGGAACTCTCCGACACCAGTGCCACAATTATCATCAGCGATACCGGCTGTGGCATGGATTGGGATTTCGTGCACAATCGCCTGTTCAAACCCTTCGACACCACCAAGTCGGGCAAGGGCATGGGTATAGGCGCCTATCTATCGCGCGAATACATCAAGGAATTGAACGGCAGCCTAGAGGTATACAGCCAGCTGAAGCAGGGGACAAAAGTCACCTTTAGCATTCCGGTGCACCTGCCTCAAGACACCGGCGCCCCGGCAAGGAAACCAGCAACACTATGAACACATCCACAGATCGCCCCACACTGTTAATTGTTGAAGATGATCGCGGGCTGCAAAGCCAACTGCGCTGGCATTTCGAGCAGTACGAAACCGTGTTTGCAGAAAACCGCAACGATGCCTGCGCCGCAGTGCGCAAGCATGAGGCAGCCGTCATCATTCAAGACCTTGGCCTACCGCCCGATGAAGATGGCACCGAAGAGGGCTTTAAGTGTGTTGAAGACATACTGCGCATTTCACCGCACACAAAAATCATTGTAATGACCGGCAAAACCGGCCACGAACACGCGGTAACCGCCATTGGCATGGGCGCTTACGACTACTACCAAAAACCGGTAGACCCCAATGCACTCGATTTAATCGTGCAGCGCGCCTTTCACATTCACCATCTGGAGGCCGAAAATCGCAGGCTGCAGGAAGTTCAGCAGCAGCCGCTGAACGGCCTGATCACCAACGACACCTCCATGCTGAAAATTTGCCGCACGCTGGAAAAAATTGCCCCCACCAACGTAACCTGCTGCATTCTGGGTGAAAGCGGCACCGGCAAAGAAGTTATGGCGCGCGCCATTCACCAGTTATCGCCCCGCGCCGAGCAACGCTTTGTGGCCATTAACTGCGCGGCAGTACCTGAAAATCTTATAGAGAGCGAACTGTTCGGCTATGAGAAAGGTGCCTTTACCGGGGCCGCCAAGCAAACCCTCGGCAAAATAGAAACCGCCAACGGCGGCACGCTGTTTCTTGATGAAATTGGCGATATGCCCCTAAACCTGCAAGCCAAGTTGCTGCGTTTTTTACAAGAACGCGTCATCGAGCGGCTGGGGGGCCACAAGGAAATCCCCGTGGATGTGCGCGTAGTGTGCGCCACCAACAAAGACCTGGAGGCCATGGTGGCCGAGGGCAGCTTTCGTGAAGATTTGTTTTATCGCATCAGTGAAATTACCGTGCCCATCCCGCCCCTGCGTGATCGCAACGGCGATAAAGTGCTATTAGCCCGCCATTTCAAGCGCCGGTTCGCCAAAGAGCACGACCAGGTGATTAACGATTTCACCCCAGAGGCCGTAAACGCCATTGAGGCCCACAACTGGCCCGGCAATGTGCGCGAAATGGAAAACAAAATTAAACGGGCCGTGATTATGGCCGAAAGCAAGATGATCACCTGCGACGACTTGGGGCTACGCGCAAGCGATGGCCTCAGCCTTAACTTGCGCCAAGTGCGCAGCACCGCAGAAAAGGCCGCCATTTTGCAGGCGCTCAGCATGTCAGACAACAACATATCGGGTGCAGCCAAGTTGCTGGGCATCACCCGCCCCACCTTTTACGACCTGATTAAGAAATACGAACTCAACATTACCACCCACTCTTAAACTTTTTTAGCGAAATATGAGAGGGGTGTCACAGGCGCCGGTGATGGCGCCTCCTTCCCTTGCACTCAAAACCTAATCAGACAAAAGTAGCTGCCAGATAAAAATAAGGTTTTTATTTCGGTATGCTTTCAAAATTATTTCTTACCCTAACCGCGGGGCTGCTTCTGGCTGCTTGCGGTGGTGCTGGCAACAGCAACGATACCCCAACCAGCCCAGGGCCTGCACCGGCCACCCCATCGCCTACCCCTGCGCCATCGCCTACGCCATCACCCACAACTACGCCCACAAGCGTTATACAGGGCCAAGCCGTTGCCACCTGGCAACTGCCCACCCTGCGTGAAAATGGCACACCACTGCTCACCCAAGAAATTGGCGGCTTCGAAATACGTTATCGAAAACTTGCTACACCGGATTTCACCTACCTGGTTGTAGAGGGCACCCAGCATAGCTACACATTTGACAACCTTTACGGTGAATTTGTATTCCAGATTGCCGCCTACGATAACAACGGCCTTTACAGCCAGTTTGTGCCACTGACAGTGCTGCACTAGGCGCACGCCTAACCGGTGCTGCTGGCGCTGTCAGGATTTTTTACAAAAGATGCTTTAGACGCCAAGCATCCCCACGCCAAATGATTGATTTCCCTTCACTTTACCTCCTTCGGCCTAGTTTATGCAGCGCCACCCAGCGTAAAGCATGAGCAAAAACTGCATAGCTACAGAAGGAATTACCATGAATTATTTCAGAACCTTATGGCTTTTCTGTGCAATGGCACTCACCACACAAGCAACCCATGCAAGCCTG
This genomic stretch from Simiduia sp. 21SJ11W-1 harbors:
- a CDS encoding HD-GYP domain-containing protein → MAAKHLKKIPKHMLEVGMFIEEFCGSWMEHPFWRSKFLLDSEADRQRVLASSITELWIDTQQGKDITEAQEKERPQAAAPDVEAIAQAPINKAQIKASMAQELARAQKICGRAKEAVTQMFAEARMGKAVSAEDCQAMVEEISSSVSRNPGALISLARLKNADEYTYMHSVAVCALMIALARELGLDDAQVQQAGLAGLLHDMGKALIPMEVLNKPGRLTDEEFVIVKAHPEKGHALLQEAGTASAAVMDACLHHHEKVDGSGYPHGLANDDITLLSKMTAVCDVYDAITSNRPYKRGWDPAESLRKMAEWSEGHFDQQVFQAFVKSIGIYPTGSLVRLRSKRLAVVLEQGQQSLLKPRVKVFYSVANKARIPPLVVDLADPGCTEVIDGREPPEQWQFKDLDELWQAS
- the rpsT gene encoding 30S ribosomal protein S20 translates to MANSPQAKKRARQNEKARKHNASLRSMTRTYLKKVVSAIKAGDQEAAKAAFAAAVPVLDRIADKGIIHKNKAARHKSRLNAQIKALAA
- the proB gene encoding glutamate 5-kinase; translated protein: METSGKRTELLNKQRWVVKIGSSLLTNNGRGLDKPAIAGWVEQMARLRQQGIELVLVSSGAVAAGMRRLGWATRPHAMHELQAAAAVGQMALVHNYEKEFLKYDLQTAQILLVHDDLASRERYLNARSTIKTLIELGVVPIVNENDTVVTDEIRFGDNDTLGALVANIVEADVLILLTDQDGMYTDDPRSNPDAKLLDRVPASDERLDEMAGDGGALGRGGMVTKVRAARLAALSGTHTVIVGGRIPDVIDRLSQGEALGTLLLSDEEPQTARKNWLAGHLQTCGELILDDGAVESLREHGSSLLSVGVTDVFGSFNRGDMVLCLDREGNEVARGLANYCALDARRIAGQSSESIEEILGYMDEVELIHRDNLVLSLMPTTVVEMEL
- the cgtA gene encoding Obg family GTPase CgtA; this encodes MKFVDEAPIFVAAGDGGNGLMSFRREKFIAKGGPDGGDGGDGGSVYLEGDESLNTLIDYRYQPKYRAENGQKGGSSQCTGAKGADVVLKVPVGTTVIDVDTDEVLGDLRAHGEQLLVAKGGWHGLGNTRFKSSTNRAPRKTTHGSEGQKRNLKLELKVLADVGLLGLPNAGKSTFIRAVSSAKPKVANYPFTTLVPNLGVVKVQAHRSFVVADLPGLIEGASEGAGLGIRFLKHLTRCRVLLHLVDMAPFDESDPIQNALAIERELASFSPTLAGRERWLVLNKADLLPAEEFDARCQALVDAMAWEGRVFKIAGINQQGTDALAGQLMDHLEGVWEAESEDPELAEAEQLAQAQMQQEARERITELRERYRARKAERKAAGHDDDDDDWNEDDYDVEFVYEP
- the rpmA gene encoding 50S ribosomal protein L27, producing MAHKKAGGSTRNGRDSESKRLGVKRFGGQQVLAGNILVRQRGTRFHAGENVGVGKDHTLFAKATGEVKFEVKGDKSRKFVSIIPAA
- the rplU gene encoding 50S ribosomal protein L21, coding for MYAVFESGGKQHRVVEGETLKLEKIEVATGETIEFDKVMLIADGDKVSLGEPLVNGAKVTAEVVSHGRGDKVTIVKFRRRKHSMKRQGHRQWFTEVKITGIKA
- a CDS encoding polyprenyl synthetase family protein, translating into MLPFHQAVATDFEQVNQLIIDKLHSNVGLVENIGHYLVEAGGKRLRPLLVLLCANALGYKKEARLELAAIIEFIHTATLLHDDVVDVSALRRGRPTANAQWGNAPSVLVGDFLYSRAFQMMVRIGNMDVMGILADTTNTISEGEVQQLVNAKNPAITEADYYTVIHKKTAALFEAACETAAVLAGAEPALRQALRTYGYHLGLAFQLVDDALDYQGDAESLGKNVGDDLAEGKPTLPLLRAMQQGTEAQAALVAKALREGDASQLDAVVTVVEATGGATYTLDAARAQAQKAIAQLAELPDSDYKKALISLANFSVDRDH
- the fabA gene encoding 3-hydroxyacyl-[acyl-carrier-protein] dehydratase FabA; amino-acid sequence: MIPEDRKNAYAREDLLECGHGRMFGPGNAQLPVPNMLMLDRITHISAQGGEFGKGEIIAELDITPDLWFFDCHFPGDPVMPGCLGLDAMWQLVGFFLAWKGNKGRGRALGSGEVKFTGQILPTAKKVTYHINLKRVIERKLVMGIADGRVSVDGKDIYFAKDLRVGLFTNTDSF
- the fabB gene encoding beta-ketoacyl-ACP synthase I, whose amino-acid sequence is MKRVVVTGLGITSCLGTDKASVTEALREGRSGIRFKQEYADMGFRSHVAGVVDIDLKEHIDRKTLRFMGDAAGYSYVAMKSAIEDAGLSEELVSNERTGLIMGSGGASSANLVESADIVREKGIKRVGPYRVTQTMGSTVSACLATPFKIKGYNYSISSACATSAHCIGNAMELIQMGKQDIVFAGGGEEEHWTLTALFDAMGALSTKYNDTPEKASRAYDADRDGFVIAGGGGCLVLEEYEHAKARGAKIYAELVGYGATSDGYDMVAPSGEGAERCMKMAMSTVKGDIDYINSHGTSTPVGDVAELGAITRVFGDKSPAISSTKSLTGHSLGATGVQEAIYCLLMMENEFLCASANVENLDDAASTLNILTERKEVGIKRAMSNSFGFGGTNACLVFEKLD